A genomic window from Yarrowia lipolytica chromosome 1D, complete sequence includes:
- a CDS encoding uncharacterized protein (Compare to YALI0D11000g, similar to uniprot|Q12277 Saccharomyces cerevisiae YDL111C Exosome complex exonuclease RRP42 (EC 3.1.13.-) (Ribosomal RNA processing protein 42), similar to Saccharomyces cerevisiae RRP42 (YDL111C); ancestral locus Anc_2.326) encodes MPFSPAEIDYLRKSLQATPTIRPDAREPNQFRPVDAAQNFLPATNGSARIRTSDGGECIVGVKAKVVKNSSVDELIAVEVDIDDIRDDSPLPKLLSAVLQTLILSSIDTNRLRLTRSNYAFKLHIDALVLSHTSFPLNLVSLAIFLALKCTRLPLLVSSANDEEHEEVPVFSDDWEESLALCGGEILANNSGSEAISWTPPLVFSLAVVGNNILVDPTHEEESVSDLGLIMGWCNGQVCAPLRIIDLASAGGNVSPEQLSQQQSMLEQGIDLNMKGTSRKLIMKAYSLLTNTAPEVVAALDATADEEDGALF; translated from the coding sequence ATGCCCTTCTCGCCAGCAGAAATCGACTATCTCCGCAAATCGCTCCAGGCCACGCCCACGATCCGACCAGACGCCCGAGAGCCCAACCAATTCCGGCCGGTGGATGCAGCGCAGAACTTTTTGCCAGCAACAAACGGATCAGCCCGAATAAGAACGTCGGACGGAGGCGAATGCATTGTGGGAgtcaaggccaaggtggtGAAGAACTCGTCCGTGGACGAACTGATTGCCGTGGAGGTGGATATTGACGATATCAGAGATGACAGTCCCTTGCCCAAGCTGCTGTCTGCCGTACTGCAGACGCTCATTCTTTCCAGCATTGACACAAACCGGCTTCGTCTGACCCGGTCCAATTATGCTTTCAAGCTACATATTGACGCGTTGGTGCTGTCGCACACCTCGTTTCCTCTGAACTTGGTGTCTCTGGCCATTTTCCTGGCTCTCAAATGCACAcgtcttcctcttctggTGTCCTCAGCCAATGACGAGGAGCACGAGGAGGTCCCTGTATTTTCCGACGACTGGGAGGAGTCTCTGGCGCTCTGTGGAGGCGAGATTCTGGCCAACAACTCCGGATCGGAGGCCATTTCGTGGACCCCGCCTCTGGTGTTTTCTCTGGCAGTGGTAGGGAACAACATTCTCGTCGATCCCACCCACGAAGAGGAGTCTGTGTCTGACCTTGGCCTCATCATGGGCTGGTGCAACGGCCAGGTCTGCGCTCCTCTACGAATCATCGATCTTGCATCTGCTGGAGGCAACGTGTCTCCCGAGCAGCTTAGCCAGCAACAGAGCATGCTGGAGCAGGGCATCGACCTGAACATGAAGGGTACTTCGCGAAAGCTCATCATGAAGGCCTACTCTCTGCTTACCAACACCGCTCCCGAGGTTGTTGCTGCGCTCGACGCCACTgctgacgaggaggatggtGCTTTGTTCTAA
- a CDS encoding uncharacterized protein (Compare to YALI0D10923g, some similarities with uniprot|Q10274 Schizosaccharomyces pombe Hypothetical protein C13G7.10 in chromosome I): MSHFGDHVGIDPAIMKQYSEHHNGSHDNDDKDKEDKEKQNTEAVAAAAVQLDASLLASGILDDFEKAKKEEEEANGNNNASNDQQNASDRHVGDMLEQHSQQHQQSQEHDTSYINTYIEDKVPLTSVLIPGDRRVSDREASDRIAATTRRVRLRWTQEETADLMEGCKVHGVGNWKKILTDPRFRFNNRTAVDLKDRFRTCFPEDYRRLYPNARSRKFGKKTNVMAVNDDLVKVNRKERRVFTPEEDERLLNGFMKHGPSWSNIQRDNELGLFERRSTDLRDRFRNAFPLEYAAAGFKARGPKRRPVVEATHGNTLQTIFSASDGSEMSPRKYHRVQEQMDRQPVMRVHPQAPMDQGVDRDHMTQQFTQELQPQAHSRKQQGGDGLKEEVFAAAQNQSYNNYYYQK, from the coding sequence atgtCTCACTTTGGCGATCACGTGGGCATCGACCCTGCGATTATGAAGCAGTACAGTGAGCACCACAATGGCAGCCACGATAatgacgacaaggacaaggaggacaaggagaaacAAAACACCGAGGCCGTGGCTGCCGCCGCTGTCCAGCTGGACGCTTCGCTCCTAGCTTCTGGCATTCTGGACGACTTTGAAAAGGCCAAaaaggaagaggaggaggccaacgGAAACAACAATGCATCCAACGACCAGCAGAACGCTAGCGACCGCCACGTGGGCGACATGCTGGAGCAGCACAGCcaacagcatcagcagAGCCAAGAGCACGATACCAGCTACATCAACACTTATATTGAAGACAAGGTTCCTCTGACTTCGGTGTTGATTCCCGGTGACCGACGTGTTTCCGATCGAGAGGCTTCTGACCGTATTGCTGCCACTACCCGACGTGTGCGGCTTCGGTGGACCCAGGAGGAGACTGCCGATCTCATGGAGGGCTGCAAGGTGCACGGGGTGGGCAACTGGAAGAAGATTCTGACTGACCCCCGTTTCCGATTCAACAACCGAACTGCAGTTGATCTGAAGGACCGGTTCCGAACCTGTTTCCCCGAAGACTACCGACGTCTGTACCCCAACGCCCGGTCTCGAAAGTTTGGTAAGAAGACCAACGTCATGGCTGTCAACGATGATCTGGTCAAGGTGAACCGAAAAGAGCGACGCGTCTTCACCCCCGAAGAGGACGAGCGTCTGCTCAATGGTTTCATGAAGCACGGCCCCTCGTGGTCCAACATTCAGCGCGACAATGAGCTGGGCTTGTTTGAGCGACGGTCCACAGATCTGCGAGACAGATTCCGAAACGCCTTTCCTCTGGAGTACGCCGCTGCTGGCTTCAAGGCCCGGGGCCCCAAGAGGCGTCCTGTGGTCGAGGCCACGCACGGAAACACGCTCCAAACGATATTTTCTGCATCTGACGGCTCCGAAATGAGCCCCCGAAAATACCACCGGGTTCAGGAACAAATGGACCGACAACCCGTGATGCGAGTCCATCCCCAAGCCCCCATGGACCAGGGCGTGGACCGggatcacatgacccaaCAGTTCACGCAGGAGCTGCAGCCCCAGGCGCACTCGCGCAAGCAGCAAGGTGGCGAcggtctcaaggaggaggtgtttGCTGCGGCCCAGAATCAAAGCTACAACAATTACTACTATCAAAAGTAG
- a CDS encoding uncharacterized protein (Compare to YALI0D10967g, similar to uniprot|Q92389 Yarrowia lipolytica Acid extracellular protease precursor (EC 3.4.23.-)) has protein sequence MLIGRNVTSDHLVVVALASLGLGNVNLASLKIVNGVDGSQESVSEQVHRSITQCNTEKTDRGGVLRADDAGLDAELSKRNLDLLVSKGESGIGSLGSVRTQESVETPTLGIELDARFSNHINKRIVALALEECDGSSRVENDVTVRDKLGVTNLTRTLDGKVAVVLDGELLEVTLESTSVNRTEGDLGGGLVAGLTKGHAIDLSLCDAIVHQLLGERRVVVWVGTNTEDGAEATIVHVVGRNTELELVNLGGSDSRSVGVVLSVGVTLTVLEVESAAEILGGRGLSGVVRTVSGTLIFVLIGLAGLGLGVPHPQELGASINVDLVLLATKLNVDIVGHDLVDHLDGDDIVTSGKVGDLGGFQRSIMGKRDSQHTIGGRGLGLGSCNGGGQRVSNESSSGSDGESHSEKGGKGGYPVSDDLITGDFRCYLSSLAAKITREPALQLCVDIAEHATLDGDETCLTTLDYSKWN, from the coding sequence ATGTTAATTGGAAGGAACGTCACCAGTGACCACCTTGTAGTTGTTGCTCTGGCCTCGCTTGGCCTGGGCAATGTGAACCTCGCTTCGCTCAAGATCGTAAACGGAGTAGACGGATCGCAGGAAAGTGTCTCCGAACAGGTTCATAGATCCATCACCCAGTGCAACACCGAGAAGACAGACCGAGGCGGAGTTCTGAGAGCTGATGACGCTGGCCTGGATGCTGAACTCTCGAAGAGAAatcttgatctccttgttTCCAAAGGTGAAAGTGGTATCGGGAGCCTTGGAAGCGTCAGAACACAAGAAAGCGTTGAGACCCCGACCTTGGGGATAGAGCTGGATGCCAGATTTTCGAACCACATCAATAAAAGAATTGTAGCTCTGGCTCTCGAGGAATGTGATGGAAGTTCCAGAGTCGAGAATGATGTCACCGTTAGAGATAAATTGGGTGTCACCAATCTTACCAGAACCCTTGACGGTAAAGTGGCCGTCGTTCTTGATGGGGAGCTTCTCGAGGTTACCCTCGAATCGACCAGTGTTAATAGAACCGAAGGTGATCTCGGAGGTGGACTGGTCGCCGGGCTCACCAAAGGACATGCCATAGACCTGTCGCTTTGTGACGCCATCGTTcaccagctgcttggtGAAAGAAGAGTCGTTGTCTGGGTTGGGACCAATACCGAAGACGGTGCCGAAGCCACCATCGTTCACGTAGTCGGGAGAAACACCGAACTTGAGCTTGTTAACCTTGGCGGCTCCGACAGCCGCAGTGTCGGAGTAGTACTCTCCGTCGGCGTGACCCTTACCGTATTGGAGGTGGAAAGTGCTGCCGAGATCCTTGGAGGTCGAGGACTTTCGGGGGTCGTAAGAACCGTCAGTGGCACACTGATCTTTGTATTGATCGGACTGGCAGGTCTGGGACTGGGAGTTCCACACCCACAGGAACTGGGAGCCAGTATCAATGTGGaccttgttcttctggCCACCAAGCTCAATGTTGACATAGTAGGACATGACCTCGTTGATCATCTCGATGGAGATGACATTGTCACCAGCGGCAAAGTTGGGGATCTTGGAGGCTTCCAGAGGAGCATCATGGGCAAGAGAGATAGCCAACACACCATCGGCGGGAGAGGACTCGGCCTCGGGAGCTGCAATGGGGGCGGCCAGCGCGTAAGCAACGAAAGTAGCAGCGGCAGTGATGGAGAATCGCATAGTGAGAAAGGAGGAAAGGGTGGCTATCCGGTAAGTGATGATTTGATTACAGGAGACTTCCGCTGCTATTTAAGCAGTTTAGCAGCGAAGATCACCCGAGAGCCGGCTCTCCAACTCTGCGTCGACATCGCAGAACATGCGACATTGGACGGGGATGAGACATGTTTAACCACCTTAGACTATAGCAAGTGGAATTGA
- a CDS encoding uncharacterized protein (Compare to YALI0D10945g, no similarity) has product MSATCTQGWMKKTAYIFNVYLNDHNQWDWKGVSTVDFWIPVRSRWTSYAEFEDFFHSAEPTFKKGSHYRISALPEPLVGCEPLLACCQVLPLTFVKAKRWYIYEQPPANNSNETIHHSTHIKSLETAVDQLTNLTNLLLKLQSPSGRTPQVSHPETEICDNTNETADHIEISEFSELQVCRSPPHVTTPQHIEDDIVTEDTTEHTHVNATTTMSPEPLTLSNIYQSSEDILSERPCTVSPLSPVSFDSESSEWLYLSGED; this is encoded by the coding sequence ATGAGCGCTACATGTACCCAAGGCTggatgaagaagacggCGTATATTTTCAATGTCTACCTCAATGACCACAACCAGTGGGACTGGAAGGGTGTGTCCACTGTCGACTTTTGGATTCCTGTTCGAAGCAGATGGACAAGTTACGCCGAGTTTGAGGACTTCTTTCATTCTGCCGAACCAACCTTCAAGAAGGGGTCGCACTACCGAATCTCAGCGCTTCCTGAACCCCTGGTGGGCTGCGAGCCTCTCTTGGCTTGCTGCCAGGTGCTGCCATTGACCTTTGTCAAGGCTAAGAGATGGTACATTTACGAGCAGCCTCCTGCAAACAACTCCAATGAGACAATTCACCATTCGACTCACATCAAGTCTCTGGAAACAGCAGTGGATCAGCTCACGAACCTGACCAATCTGCTTCTGAAGCTCCAATCTCCTTCCGGGAGAACACCACAAGTCTCGCACCCTGAAACAGAGATTTGTGACAACACGAATGAAACAGCAGACCACATTGAAATCTCTGAATTCTCTGAACTCCAGGTGTGCAGGTCTCCACCTCACGTCACCACTCCACAGCACATCGAAGATGACATTGTTACAGAGGACACTACAGAGCACACACATGTCAATgcaacaaccacaatgTCCCCAGAGCCCCTGACTCTCTCGAATATTTACCAATCCTCTGAAGACATTCTTTCTGAGCGACCCTGTACCGTTTCACCCTTATCTCCCGTCTCTTTCGACTCTGAGTCTTCCGAGTGGCTGTATCTTTCTGGTGAGGACTAA
- a CDS encoding uncharacterized protein (Compare to YALI0D10901g, similar to uniprot|P21374 Saccharomyces cerevisiae YJR050w UTR3 pre-mRNA splicing factor, similar to Saccharomyces cerevisiae ISY1 (YJR050W); ancestral locus Anc_1.486), which translates to MSRNSEKQGSMLHRFQQQQANAAGLLDVGRTVRPTYISGVESLPQAEKWRSQVMKEISRKVTKIQDPALSDFQLRDLNDEINKLMSERHRWDLQIRSLGGPNYASFGGKKRGYQYYGRARELPGVSEMLQSQKKDDTKKSGDFYIPPKNLNMVYFGYADDNVTGLMEFEKQRESELQDMLAGKPDEDSGFVVGDITVPEEGDLEARLLEERKRRVQALLD; encoded by the coding sequence ATGTCGCGGAACTCGGAAAAGCAGGGCAGCATGTTGCATCggttccagcagcaacaagcCAATGCTGCTGGCTTGCTGGACGTTGGCCGCACAGTTCGCCCAACATACATCTCTGGAGTGGAGAGTCTCCCCCAGGCTGAGAAATGGAGATCTCAGGTCATGAAGGAGATTTCCAGAAAGGTGACCAAGATCCAGGACCCGGCGCTGTCTGACTTCCAGCTCAGAGACCTCAATGACGAAATCAACAAGCTGATGAGCGAACGGCATCGATGGGACCTGCAGATCCGAAGTCTAGGAGGGCCCAATTACGCCTCGTTTGGAGGAAAGAAGCGAGGTTACCAATACTACGGACGAGCTAGAGAGCTTCCAGGCGTGTCCGAAATGCTGCAGTCGCAAAAGAAGGACGATACCAAGAAATCCGGTGACTTTTACATCCCTCCAAAGAACCTCAATATGGTGTACTTTGGCTACGCCGATGATAATGTCACGGGGCTGATGGAGTTTGAGAAACAGAGAGAATCTGAATTACAGGATATGCTTGCTGGAAAACCAGACGAAGATAGTGGTTTCGTTGTCGGAGATATCACTGTTCCCGAGGAGGGAGATTTGGAAGCACGATTACTGGAGGAAAGGAAACGACGTGTGCAGGCTCTGCTAGACTAG
- a CDS encoding uncharacterized protein (Compare to YALI0D10989g, weakly similar to uniprot|Q07527 Saccharomyces cerevisiae YDL112w TRM3 tRNA (guanosine-2 -O-)- methyltransferase, similar to Saccharomyces cerevisiae TRM3 (YDL112W); ancestral locus Anc_2.325) has translation MLDLLKKLDQHTLGKHADELTDRLVGAIGPSVSADLVNQAKDLQLLEEILTPQVFQEKVANVADKCAESIGTCSESITLVSSQIPLLSRLLFDHAYNNLRSYVSQPHLNYLVNADLPAVEESNSGGSVDVETAAVSLKFLQSLLLNNDLGNPQLDSLLLHVVCLSDSDLVHSAAVLLKLRMTNVATSALASYLWTIVSDLVNSSLDDHKTVGYKLWLWWLSACDSATLESETFQSLFKTDLYWACLLRPLKTTSYDHKKLALYIISRSVQHIVSDISLESMQWSTTDRDVLLEQWKRFATLTEIIAIDSSYNQTVACEGDILMFLGPECKLAPRWGIALIAMGLNATMDTVRKYMAKVVLALPIASLVVFQHDIPFLESKLLPYLLEATHFQTARHDDQNVCIYGDTLETFIEGLYTTFDKSRIEALTICIFKLLNILREGFDPSKIYALAGVMSGLKATEFQLSDAALDAFAPMLLLTSETGVRRKLQKLYLARICLHFGQSLRVLKLLSQLVTLETIMTGLNFKLTPDAELRKSIEDLSTYAVYLYGSCETCNVDEAAAQLNLLPVGVSLGLKNMGLTGVPTVSVDDSILSSIQATQALAKSNLSETNTDSIEIRLEKLKFPDDMDLTAAQLTLLAALNIKNGKGDFANTFEYLKSSHIVSRDLKTDQTIQSLNNLIAAKFDCLNTTLAHHRVTEPVDVINFATLNYSVASSCESRYAIVACIYRVVEQLDAADEKTCSVIQDTLFTIWDEIMSTGLVSSAKPVHLAFIELLLSKSVLQKCTENDSLAETVLDIASTLVSQCYARRSLLPLVAKKLLEFGGTEIVKIEGAHSLVIEIYTLQQIDDTNFRLEDAIATRYDTEMGNDGASVFKDVHGGKEVAARALIAVLVSQITDAAFAEFMWDEIFSSDSYRLFNPKKLNDGKEERIRVQCYQLLTMTEDIVHHEFSQEETEKLIEHIRFEPSPIVRMYMEWIIARVILKGDSLVILKKHLSNPEEIPRVLAAFQRIGLLIGEQIENVDDRISYLTEYLNIVLPFCSSNRAAVRHFAVSMICAVGPWIQSEQFWNGNKKALETMEPFARICMGIFSHATRQEAYHQFRSGEKMLWNVHRYYNLVGICGGLILRLSDREFPFVSETDFANLELAPTKPHVDLVFPLEPASVSLPTGDELRVSVGAHDKSVWASEAAVAAACGIEVSSVSAPVQTKSGAWNATLVEDNSEESRAAKINRGELILVASLVDKPPNLGGICRLSDVLGAQLLTLNDISVAKHPQFKNVAVTADQWMPMAEVKVDEIAEFMRAKKREGYTLIGLEQTDQSKQLNKDFVFPKKSLILLGMEREGIPGNLLAELDYAVEIKQIGMIRSMNIQTAAAVIVHAYSMQHCA, from the coding sequence ATGCTGGATCTGCTCAAAAAACTGGATCAGCACACGCTGGGGAAACACGCGGATGAACTCACCGACCGCCTGGTCGGGGCGATCGGTCCCTCCGTGTCGGCTGACCTGGTGAACCAGGCCAAGGacctccagctgctggaagagaTCTTGACACCCCAGGTGTTCCAGGAAAAGGTGGCCAATGTGGCCGATAAGTGCGCCGAGTCGATTGGTACATGCTCGGAATCAATCACCCTGGTCTCGAGTCAGATCCCTCTGCTCTCCAGGCTGCTCTTTGACCATGCATACAACAACCTGAGATCATATGTGTCCCAACCTCATCTCAACTACCTGGTAAATGCGGATCTGCCTgctgtggaggagtcgAATTCTGGCGGATCTGTTGACGTTGAGACCGCCGCAGTATCTCTCAAGTTCCTACAATCTcttctgctcaacaacgacCTGGGTAACCCACAGCTGGACTCTCTGCTTCTCCATgttgtctgtctgtctgacTCTGATCTGGTCCATTCTGCTGCCGTGCTTCTCAAACTGAGAATGACCAATGTAGCTACAAGCGCCCTGGCGTCGTATCTGTGGACCATTGTCTCCGATCTCGTCAACTCGTCCCTGGACGACCACAAGACCGTGGGATACaagctgtggctgtggtggCTGAGTGCATGTGACTCTGCTACCCTCGAGTCCGAGACTTTCCAGTCGCTCTTCAAGACTGACCTTTACTGGGCCTGTCTCCTCAGGCCTCTTAAGACTACCTCCTACGACcacaagaagctggccCTGTACATCATCTCAAGATCTGTCCAGCATATTGTCAGCGACATTTCTCTGGAAAGCATGCAGTGGTCCACAACCGACAGAGATGTTCTGCTAGAGCAATGGAAACGTTTTGCTACTCTCACCGAGATCATCGCCATTGACTCTTCCTACAACCAGACGGTGGCCTGTGAGGGAGATATTCTCATGTTCCTCGGGCCAGAATGCAAGCTTGCTCCTCGTTGGGGTATCGCTCTCATTGCCATGGGACTCAATGCTACCATGGACACCGTGCGGAAGTACATGGCCAAGGTTGTTCTTGCTCTGCCAATTGCTTCTCTGGTTGTCTTTCAGCATGACATCCCTTTCTTGGAATCCAAGCTGCTGCCTTATCTTCTCGAAGCTACCCATTTCCAGACTGCTAGACACGACGATCAGAATGTTTGCATCTACGGTGATACTCTGGAGACCTTTATCGAGGGTCTCTACACCACTTTTGACAAGTCTCGAATCGAAGCGCTAACCATCTGCATcttcaagctgctcaacattCTGAGAGAAGGATTCGACCCCTCCAAGATCTACGCACTAGCAGGCGTCATGTCTGGACTCAAGGCCACAGAGTTCCAGCTGAGCGACGCAGCATTGGACGCCTTTGCTcccatgctgctgctcacgTCCGAGACAGGTGTCCGACGAAAACTGCAGAAGCTGTACCTGGCTAGAATTTGCCTCCATTTCGGCCAATCTCTGCGAGTTCTCAAGCTTCTGTCTCAGCTGGTTACCCTCGAGACTATCATGACTGGTCTCAACTTCAAGCTCACTCCAGATGCCGAGCTGCGAAAGTCGATTGAGGATCTGTCCACGTATGCTGTCTACCTGTACGGTTCTTGTGAGACCTGCAATGTTGACGAGGCCGCTGCTcagctcaatctccttccTGTGGGTGTTTCTCTGGGCCTGAAGAACATGGGTCTTACTGGCGTCCCTACAGTCTCAGTTGACGATTCCATCCTCTCATCTATCCAAGCCACCCAGGCACTTGCAAAGTCCAATCTTTCGGAAACTAACACCGATTCCATCGAAATTCGGCTCGAAAAGTTGAAGTTCCCTGACGATATGGATCTGACTGCTGCTCAGCTCACTCTtctggctgctctcaacaTCAAGAACGGAAAGGGAGACTTTGCCAACACGTTCGAGTACCTCAAGTCTTCGCACATTGTTTCGCGAGACCTGAAGACTGACCAGACTATCCAGTCGTTGAACAACCTCATTGCTGCGAAATTCGACTGTCTCAACACTACTCTTGCTCATCACAGGGTCACCGAGCCGGTGGACGTGATCAACTTTGCTACTCTCAACTACTCCGTGGCTTCTTCGTGTGAGTCTCGCTACGCTATTGTTGCTTGCATCTACAGAGtggttgagcagctcgatgCTGCCGACGAGAAGACCTGCTCGGTCATCCAAGATACTCTGTTCACCATCTGGGACGAGATTATGAGTACCGGACTTGTATCTTCGGCCAAGCCTGTTCATTTGGCTTTcatcgagctgctgctgagcaaGTCAGTTCTTCAAAAGTGCACCGAGAACGACTCACTGGCTGAGACGGTTCTCGATATCGCCTCTACTCTGGTATCTCAATGTTACGCTCGTCGATCTTTGCTTCCTCTggtggccaagaagctgcttgagTTTGGAGGCACTGAAATCGTCAAGATTGAGGGAGCCCATTCTCTGGTTATCGAAATCTACACTCTTCAGCAAATTGACGACACTAACTTCCGACTTGAGGATGCAATTGCTACTCGATACGATACCGAAATGGGTAATGACGGTGCGTCTGTGTTCAAGGATGTTCACGGAGGCAAGGAGGTGGCTGCTCGGGCTCTGATTGCTGTTCTTGTCTCTCAGATCACCGACGCTGCCTTTGCCGAGTTCATGTGGGACGAGATTTTCTCCTCTGATTCTTACCGACTCTTCAaccccaagaagctcaacgaCGGTAAGGAGGAGCGAATCCGGGTCCAATGCTACCAGCTTCTGACCATGACCGAGGATATTGTTCATCACGAGTTTTCCCAGGAGGAGACGGAGAAGCTTATTGAGCACATTCGCTTTGAGCCCTCTCCCATTGTCCGAATGTACATGGAGTGGATCATTGCCCGTGTAATTCTCAAGGGCGATAGTCTGGTGATTCTTAAGAAGCATTTGTCCAACCCTGAGGAGATCCCCCGAGTACTGGCTGCCTTCCAGCGAATCGGTCTGCTGATTGGTGAGCAGATTGAGAACGTGGACGACCGCATTTCCTACCTCACTGAGTACCTCAACATTGTGCTTCCTttctgctcctccaaccGAGCCGCCGTACGACACTTTGCCGTGTCCATGATCTGTGCTGTGGGTCCCTGGATTCAGTCTGAGCAGTTCTGGAACGGCAACAAGAAGGCTCTCGAAACGATGGAGCCCTTCGCTCGAATCTGTATGGGCATTTTTAGCCACGCTACTCGGCAGGAGGCTTACCACCAATTCCGAAGCGGAGAGAAGATGCTCTGGAACGTGCACCGATACTACAACCTCGTGGGCATCTGTGGAGGACTTATTCTGCGTCTCAGTGACCGAGAGTTCCCCTTTGTTAGCGAGACTGACTTTGCTAACCTGGAACTTGCACCTACCAAGCCCCATGTGGACCTTGTGTTCCCGCTGGAGCctgcttctgtgtctctgCCAACAGGTGACGAGCTGCGAGTATCAGTTGGAGCCCACGACAAGTCTGTGTGGGCTTCTGAGGCTGCTGTGGCAGCTGCCTGTGGCATTGAGGTCTCATCTGTGTCTGCTCCCGTTCAGACCAAGTCCGGAGCTTGGAACGCTACTTTGGTGGAGGACAACTCGGAGGAGTCTCGAGCTGCCAAGATCAACCGAGGAGAGCTCATTCTGGTGGCTTCTCTGGTCGACAAACCCCCTAACCTTGGAGGTATCTGTCGACTTTCCGACGTGCTGGGTGCCCAACTGCTGACTCTCAACGACATTTCTGTGGCCAAGCATCCCCAGTTCAAGAACGTTGCTGTGACGGCTGACCAGTGGATGCCCATGGCTGAGGTCAAGGTGGACGAGATTGCCGAGTTCATGCGGGCCAAGAAACGAGAGGGGTACACTCTTATTGGTCTCGAGCAGACGGACCAGAGCAAGCAACTCAACAAGGACTTTGTCTTCCCCAAAAAGTCTCTCATTCTGCTGGGCATGGAGCGAGAGGGTATTCCTGGTAACCTTCTGGCCGAGCTGGACTACGCGGTGGAGATTAAACAGATTGGAATGATCCGATCCATGAACATTCAGACCGCTGCTGCCGTCATTGTTCACGCCTACAGCATGCAGCACTGTGCCTAG